In a single window of the Acyrthosiphon pisum isolate AL4f chromosome X, pea_aphid_22Mar2018_4r6ur, whole genome shotgun sequence genome:
- the LOC100164779 gene encoding E3 SUMO-protein ligase PIAS2-like: protein MAKRKSNLGRYTIANRGRRKRLARKAATQMSPGCDREKKIVTMMTNHDEGYKNMLASFRINDLKTLLGAFGRNKAGRKSELKDRALELLRTRPTGFNHAAYVAKIYEIYHAMLTDLPNNNDIMMRTLLQTQQRQMMTMGQIQAPQQRMYQQPPQYPQQPMHMTLSGLQQVMPQIQRGIYSNSIGANTMANNNIQYISGSYQPSGPRSITSSHLSSSQQMNVVPDPLGYDMKGMPVGNNSYTPSPEAVALIKFKKLPFYEVIDEVHKPIFLAGTDRCTLQNFPRGMKESQFKIFLSAENVNMVAMNRDVSPGKNEYIYQFQIRISQLVEPMSNEVTDFMPLGLHIRLGVKECPLPPTAPNTRPGAKSRRSPRPINCTQLVKLSPITPNTIYVNWTPDGKKYVMAMYLVKRLTSETLIQKLQDKGGRSTEETKNYIIKKLADVDPDLATTSYRFSLVCPLGKMRMKLPAKSIHCDHLQCFDASTFILMNEKKSTWMCPTCNKPCLYDDIQIENYFLEVVSSPTLKECSKEIEILANGTWIVYEENKETKTTNSTPDAKLKSIDFVDLDSDEEKSNDMKVDHNPKTVKRQENSNFVDLTLSDNEEEPPKKKR, encoded by the exons ATGGCAAAAAGAAAATCAAATCTTGGTAGATATACTATTGCTAATAGAGGTCGGAGGAAACGATTAGCCAGAAAAGCTGCTACTCAAATGTCACCAGGATGTgatcgtgaaaaaaaaatcg tgactATGATGACCAACCATGATGaaggttataaaaatatgctgGCTAGTTTCCGGATTAACGACTTGAAAACATTATTGGGAGCTTTTGGTCGAAATAAAGCAGGACGAAAATCTGAATTAAAAGATCGGGCACTTGAATTATTAAGAACTAGACCCACTGGCTTTAACCACGCGGCATATGTagcaaaaatatatgaaatatatcatGCCATGCTAACAGATTtgcctaataataatgatattatgatgcgCACCTTATTACAAACCCAACAGAGACAAATGATGACCATGGGGCAGATACAGGCTCCACAACAAAGAATGTACCAACAACCACCACAATATCCTCAACAGCCAATGCATATGACCCTATCTGGATTACAACAGGTTATGCCTCAAATTCAAAGAGGGATTTATAGTAATTCAATTGGAGCAAATACTATGGCTAACAATAACATTCAATATATATCGGGCAGTTATCAGCCTTCTGGACCTCGTTCTATTACGTCATCTCATTTGTCCTCAAGTCAACAAATGAATGTGGTGCCAGATCCATTGGGATATGATATGAAAGGAATGCCAGTTGGAAATAATTCTTATACTCCATCTCCTGAAGCTGTAGCCCTAATCAAGTTCAAAAAGTTACCATTTTACGAGGTAATTGACGAAGTTCATAAGCCAATTTTTCTAGCTGGCACAGACAGATGTACATTACAAAACTTTCCTAGAG GTATGAAAGAATCgcaattcaaaatttttttgtcaGCCGAGAACGTCAATATGGTTGCCATGAATCGTGATGTTTCCCCAGGAAAAAATGAGTATATTTATCAGTTCCAGATTCGGATTAGTCAGTTAGTGGAACCTATGAGTAATGAGGTAACAGATTTTATGCCTCTTGGACTACACATTCGGCTTGGTGTGAAAGAGTGTCCATTACCACCTACTGCTCCTAATACTCGGCCAGGAGCTAAATCCAGACGATCTCCAAGACCTATAAATTGCACTCAACTTGTTAAACTTTCTCCAATCACTCCCAACACGATCTATGTAAATTGGACTCCTgatggaaaaaaatatgttatggcTATGTATCTTGTAAAAAGATTAACTTCAGAAACGTTGATACAAAAACTTCAGGATAAAGGAGGTAGGAGCACAGAAGAgactaaaaactatataattaaaaagttagcAGATGTGGATCCAGATTTGGCCACTACATCTTATCGATTTTCCTTGGTGTGTCCATTGGGTAAAATGAGAATGAAGTTACCTGCAAAATCTATCCATTGTGATCATTTACAATGTTTTGATGctagtacatttattttaatgaatgagAAAAAGTCAACATGGATGTGCCCAACATGTAATAAACCTTGTTTGTATGACGATatacaaatagaaaattattttttggaagTTGTTTCAAGTCCAACACTCAAAGAGTGCAGTaaggaaattgaaattttaGCTAATGGCACATGGATAGTTTATGAAGAAAATAAAGAGACAAAAACCACAAATAGTACTCCTgatgcaaaattaaaatctattgatTTTGTGGATTTAGATAGCGATGAAGAAAAATCTAATGATATGAAAGTAGATCATAACCCTAAAACTGTCAAACGCCAAGAAAACTCGAACTTTGTCGATTTGACATTAAGTGACAATGAAGAAgaaccaccaaaaaaaaaaagataa